The following are from one region of the Streptomyces changanensis genome:
- a CDS encoding endo alpha-1,4 polygalactosaminidase, whose product MRRPPLLLVAAAALALLLAGCTDAPDDDPEPPPRSSAAPTPGATGGVWRPRQGAAWQWQLSGRLDPRVDVPVYDIDGFDHPASAVADLHARGRKVICYLSTGAWEDFRPDAAKFPKAVLGKGNGWEGERWLDIRRTDVLEPLMAARIDMCRDKGFDAVEPDNMDGYDNDTGFPLTAADQLRYNRLIARLAHQRGLSVGLKNDLDQIPQLVRDFDFAVNEQCAQYDECDALAPFLDAGKAVFHVEYELPTRAFCPLAERTGMSSMLKKYDLGVWRRAC is encoded by the coding sequence ATGAGACGCCCGCCCCTCCTCCTGGTCGCCGCGGCCGCCCTGGCCCTCCTCCTCGCCGGGTGCACCGACGCCCCCGACGACGACCCCGAACCGCCGCCCCGCTCCAGCGCCGCCCCCACCCCGGGTGCGACGGGCGGCGTGTGGCGCCCCCGGCAGGGCGCGGCGTGGCAGTGGCAGCTCAGCGGCCGGCTCGACCCGCGGGTGGACGTGCCGGTGTACGACATCGACGGCTTCGACCACCCCGCGTCCGCCGTCGCCGACCTCCACGCGCGCGGCCGCAAGGTCATCTGCTACCTGTCCACCGGTGCCTGGGAGGACTTCCGCCCCGACGCGGCGAAGTTCCCGAAGGCCGTGCTCGGCAAGGGCAACGGCTGGGAGGGCGAGCGCTGGCTCGACATCCGCCGCACCGACGTGCTGGAACCGCTGATGGCGGCGCGGATCGACATGTGCCGCGACAAGGGCTTCGACGCCGTCGAACCGGACAACATGGACGGCTACGACAACGACACCGGTTTCCCGCTGACCGCCGCCGACCAGCTCCGCTACAACCGCCTCATCGCCCGCCTCGCCCACCAGCGCGGCCTGTCCGTCGGGTTGAAGAACGACCTGGACCAGATCCCGCAGCTGGTACGGGACTTCGACTTCGCCGTCAACGAGCAGTGCGCCCAGTACGACGAGTGCGACGCCCTCGCGCCCTTCCTCGACGCGGGAAAGGCGGTCTTCCACGTCGAGTACGAGCTGCCCACCCGCGCCTTCTGCCCGCTGGCCGAGCGGACCGGGATGAGCTCGATGCTGAAGAAGTACGACCTGGGGGTCTGGCGCCGAGCCTGCTGA
- a CDS encoding spherulation-specific family 4 protein → MNLLVPYYEHPADRPAEWDALIAAAPLLYGVVLNPASGAGTAPDPAFADVAVRLRAAGVRVLGYADTDYGRRPHADVVRDLLHHRDWYGTDGAFLDQVAADPAPLPHYRRLAVAARAAGATTLVLNHGTPPDPAYAALADLLVTFEGPWETYRAGERDRPVADHHCHLVYAAPPDARLTAPVRCAVPGDGAHPWGTLPHVLEHRR, encoded by the coding sequence ATGAACCTCCTCGTGCCGTACTACGAGCACCCCGCCGACCGCCCGGCCGAATGGGACGCCCTCATCGCCGCCGCCCCACTGCTGTACGGCGTCGTCCTCAACCCGGCCAGCGGCGCCGGCACCGCCCCCGACCCCGCCTTCGCGGACGTGGCCGTGCGGCTGCGCGCCGCCGGCGTGCGCGTCCTCGGCTACGCCGACACCGACTACGGCCGCCGCCCCCACGCCGACGTCGTACGGGACCTGCTGCACCACCGCGACTGGTACGGCACGGACGGCGCCTTCCTCGACCAGGTCGCCGCCGACCCCGCGCCGCTCCCGCACTACCGGCGCCTCGCCGTCGCGGCCCGCGCCGCCGGGGCCACGACGCTGGTCCTCAACCACGGCACCCCGCCCGACCCGGCGTACGCCGCCCTCGCCGACCTCCTGGTCACGTTCGAAGGCCCGTGGGAGACCTACCGGGCCGGCGAACGCGACCGGCCCGTCGCCGACCACCACTGCCACCTCGTGTACGCGGCGCCACCGGACGCCCGGCTCACCGCGCCCGTCCGGTGCGCCGTGCCCGGTGACGGGGCACATCCCTGGGGAACCCTCCCGCACGTACTGGAGCACCGCCGATGA
- the pelF gene encoding GT4 family glycosyltransferase PelF, translated as MPSSGRHVTLLTEGTYPHVHGGVSTWCDQLVRGMPEVDFQVLALTGSGREPVTWQLPPNVRRHTSFPLWGPAPGRSRPLLGRERRRFVDTYERFLLAILDPAAPRSHFAEGLFGLAELARRGRLSAALRSEAALRSLIWIWTMPHLDTAAARPTVHDALTATDLLEHALRPLGARIPDDCVAHAVSSGLATLPALVAQHVDGVPFLLTEHGIYLRERYLGYRTEAQRWPVKALVLGFYRELNCLGYRKADLITPCNRYNRRWEERGGAPADRIRTVYNGVDPHAFPLAGPEPRTPTLSWCGRIDPIKDLETLVRAYAIARAEVPALRLRLFGPVPAGNEDYRTRLEKLAAELGVGDGISYEGRVEDVAGAYAAGTLVMLSSISEGFPFSLIEAMSCGRATVSTDVGGVREAVGDTGLVVPPREPAVMAEAVLTLLRDDARRAELGRRARQRVLDRFTLRRSVDRFRRIYRELAGFPEPEPATVESGDWTLQLRITDPWYRELATEGTV; from the coding sequence ATGCCCAGCAGCGGCCGTCACGTCACCCTGCTCACCGAAGGCACCTACCCGCACGTTCACGGCGGCGTGAGCACCTGGTGCGACCAGCTCGTCCGCGGCATGCCCGAGGTCGACTTCCAGGTCCTCGCCCTCACCGGCAGCGGCCGCGAACCCGTCACCTGGCAGCTGCCGCCCAACGTCCGCCGGCACACCTCCTTCCCCCTGTGGGGGCCGGCCCCCGGCCGCTCCCGGCCCCTCCTGGGCCGGGAGCGGCGGCGCTTCGTCGACACCTACGAGCGGTTCCTGCTCGCGATCCTCGACCCGGCGGCGCCCCGCAGCCACTTCGCCGAGGGCCTCTTCGGCCTCGCCGAACTGGCCCGCCGCGGACGGCTCTCGGCGGCCCTGCGCTCCGAGGCCGCCCTGCGCTCCCTGATATGGATCTGGACCATGCCGCACCTGGACACCGCGGCGGCCCGGCCCACCGTCCACGACGCCCTGACCGCCACCGACCTGCTGGAGCACGCCCTGCGCCCGCTCGGCGCCCGGATACCCGACGACTGCGTCGCCCACGCGGTCTCCAGCGGCCTCGCCACCCTCCCCGCCCTCGTCGCCCAGCACGTCGACGGCGTACCGTTCCTCCTCACCGAGCACGGCATCTACCTGCGCGAGCGGTACCTCGGCTACCGCACCGAGGCCCAGCGCTGGCCCGTCAAGGCCCTCGTCCTCGGCTTCTACCGCGAGCTGAACTGCCTCGGGTACCGCAAGGCCGACCTCATCACCCCCTGCAACCGGTACAACCGGCGCTGGGAGGAGCGCGGCGGTGCCCCCGCCGACCGCATCCGCACCGTCTACAACGGAGTCGACCCGCACGCGTTCCCGCTCGCCGGACCCGAGCCGCGGACCCCCACCCTCAGCTGGTGCGGCCGGATCGACCCCATCAAGGACCTGGAGACCCTCGTCCGGGCCTACGCCATCGCCCGCGCCGAGGTCCCCGCCCTGCGCCTGCGCCTCTTCGGCCCCGTCCCCGCCGGCAACGAGGACTACCGCACCCGCCTGGAGAAGCTCGCCGCCGAACTCGGCGTGGGCGACGGCATCAGCTACGAGGGCCGCGTCGAGGACGTCGCCGGCGCCTACGCCGCCGGCACCCTCGTGATGCTCTCCTCCATCAGCGAGGGCTTCCCCTTCTCCCTCATCGAGGCCATGTCCTGCGGCCGCGCCACCGTCTCCACCGACGTCGGCGGCGTGCGCGAGGCGGTGGGGGACACCGGCCTCGTCGTCCCGCCCCGCGAACCCGCCGTCATGGCCGAGGCCGTCCTCACCCTCCTGCGCGACGACGCGCGCCGCGCCGAACTGGGCCGCCGCGCCCGGCAGCGGGTCCTCGACCGGTTCACCCTGCGCCGCTCCGTCGACCGGTTCCGGCGCATCTACCGCGAGCTGGCCGGCTTCCCCGAACCCGAGCCCGCCACCGTCGAGTCCGGCGACTGGACGCTCCAGCTCCGTATCACCGACCCCTGGTACCGGGAGCTCGCCACGGAGGGGACGGTCTGA
- a CDS encoding leucyl aminopeptidase, with protein MTALTLSTAGAATLRVDALVVGVAKPADGGKGLVAAPGAEAVDAAFDGKLAAVLETLGASGAEGEVTKVPTSGGLKAPLVLAVGLGRAPSKEEAYGTEALRRAAGAAARALTGTKKAAFALPVEAVEDAEAVAEGALLGAYAFTAYQEQGEDARRPLAEVVLLGGKPRDKAYKAAAERALAVAEEVNRARDLVNTPPNDLTPEAFAAVATAAGKENGVKVQVLDEKALAKGGYGGILGVGAGSQNPPRLVRLAYTHPKAEKTLALVGKGITYDSGGISLKPAGHNETMKCDMAGAAAVFAAVVSVARLGLPVNVTGWLALAENMPSGSATRPGDVLRMYSGKTVEVLNTDAEGRLVLADALTRASEEEPDAIVDVATLTGAMVLALGNRTFGIMANDDAFRTAVHEIAEEAGEQSWPMPLPAELRKGMDSPTADIANMGERMGGGLVAGLFLKEFVGEGITWAHLDIAGPAFNESGPYGYTPKGGTGSAVRTLVRLAERTAAGDLG; from the coding sequence GTGACTGCTCTCACTCTCAGCACCGCCGGTGCCGCGACGCTGCGCGTCGACGCCCTCGTGGTCGGTGTCGCCAAGCCCGCGGACGGCGGCAAGGGGCTCGTCGCCGCGCCGGGCGCCGAGGCCGTGGACGCGGCGTTCGACGGAAAGCTCGCCGCCGTCCTGGAGACCCTCGGCGCCTCGGGTGCCGAGGGAGAGGTGACCAAGGTGCCGACGTCCGGCGGCCTGAAGGCACCCCTCGTCCTCGCGGTCGGCCTCGGCCGCGCCCCGTCGAAGGAGGAGGCGTACGGCACCGAGGCCCTGCGCCGCGCCGCCGGTGCGGCCGCCCGCGCCCTGACCGGTACGAAGAAGGCCGCCTTCGCCCTGCCCGTCGAGGCGGTCGAGGACGCGGAGGCCGTCGCCGAGGGCGCGCTCCTCGGCGCGTACGCCTTCACCGCCTACCAGGAGCAGGGCGAGGACGCCCGCCGCCCGCTCGCCGAGGTCGTCCTGCTCGGCGGGAAGCCCCGCGACAAGGCGTACAAGGCGGCCGCCGAGCGCGCGCTGGCCGTGGCCGAGGAGGTCAACCGCGCCCGTGACCTCGTCAACACCCCGCCCAACGACCTCACCCCCGAGGCGTTCGCCGCCGTCGCCACCGCGGCCGGCAAGGAGAACGGCGTCAAGGTCCAGGTCCTCGACGAGAAGGCCCTGGCCAAGGGTGGCTACGGCGGCATCCTCGGCGTCGGCGCCGGCTCGCAGAACCCCCCGCGCCTGGTGAGGCTCGCCTACACCCACCCGAAGGCGGAGAAGACCCTCGCCCTGGTCGGCAAGGGCATCACCTACGACTCGGGCGGCATCTCCCTGAAGCCGGCCGGCCACAACGAGACCATGAAGTGCGACATGGCCGGCGCCGCCGCCGTCTTCGCCGCGGTCGTCTCCGTCGCCCGCCTCGGCCTGCCGGTCAACGTCACCGGCTGGCTCGCGCTCGCCGAGAACATGCCCTCCGGCTCCGCCACCCGCCCGGGTGACGTGCTGCGCATGTACAGCGGCAAGACCGTCGAGGTGCTCAACACCGACGCGGAGGGCCGCCTCGTCCTCGCGGACGCCCTCACCCGCGCCTCGGAGGAGGAGCCGGACGCGATCGTGGACGTGGCGACGCTGACCGGCGCGATGGTGCTGGCGCTCGGCAACCGCACGTTCGGGATCATGGCGAACGACGACGCGTTCCGCACCGCCGTCCACGAGATCGCGGAGGAGGCCGGCGAGCAGTCCTGGCCGATGCCGCTCCCGGCGGAGCTGCGCAAGGGCATGGACTCCCCCACCGCCGACATCGCCAACATGGGCGAGCGCATGGGCGGCGGCCTCGTGGCCGGCCTGTTCCTGAAGGAGTTCGTCGGCGAGGGCATCACCTGGGCGCACCTGGACATCGCCGGCCCGGCGTTCAACGAGTCCGGTCCCTACGGCTACACCCCCAAGGGCGGCACCGGCTCGGCCGTGCGGACCCTGGTGCGGCTGGCCGAGCGCACCGCCGCGGGCGACCTGGGCTGA
- the lpdA gene encoding dihydrolipoyl dehydrogenase: MANDASTVFDLVILGGGSGGYAAALRGAQLGLDVALIEKNKLGGTCLHNGCIPTKALLHAGEIADQAREADQFGVRASFEGIDIKGVHKYKDDVIAGLYKGLQGLVASRKVTYIEGEGRLSSPTSVDVNGRRVEGRHVLLATGSVPKSLPGLEIDGNRVLSSDHALTLDRVPESAIILGGGVIGVEFASAWKSFGADVTIIEGLKHLVPVEDENSSKLLERAFRKRGIKFNLGTFFQSAEYTDAGVKVTLADGKTFEAEVLLVAIGRGPVSQGLGYEEQGVAMDRGYVLVDEYMRTNVPTISAVGDLVPTLQLAHVGFAEGILVAERLAGLKPVPIDYDGVPRVTYCHPEVASVGITEAKAKELYGADKVVALKYNLAGNGKSKILKTAGEIKLVQVKDGAVVGVHMVGDRMGEQVGEAQLIYNWEALPAEVAQLVHAHPTQNEALGEAHLALAGKPLHSHD, from the coding sequence GTGGCGAACGACGCCAGCACCGTTTTCGACCTAGTGATCCTCGGCGGTGGTAGTGGCGGTTACGCCGCGGCCCTGCGAGGTGCGCAGCTGGGCCTGGACGTCGCACTGATCGAGAAGAACAAGCTCGGCGGCACCTGCCTGCACAACGGCTGCATCCCCACCAAGGCCCTGCTCCACGCCGGTGAGATCGCCGACCAGGCCCGCGAGGCGGACCAGTTCGGTGTGAGGGCCTCCTTCGAGGGCATCGACATCAAGGGCGTCCACAAGTACAAGGACGACGTGATCGCCGGCCTGTACAAGGGCCTGCAGGGCCTGGTCGCCTCCCGCAAGGTGACCTACATCGAGGGCGAGGGCCGCCTCTCCTCCCCGACCTCGGTGGACGTGAACGGCCGGCGCGTCGAGGGCCGCCACGTGCTGCTGGCGACCGGCTCCGTGCCGAAGTCGCTGCCGGGCCTGGAGATCGACGGCAACCGCGTCCTCTCCTCGGACCACGCGCTGACCCTCGACCGGGTCCCCGAGTCGGCCATCATCCTGGGCGGCGGCGTCATCGGCGTCGAGTTCGCCTCGGCGTGGAAGTCCTTCGGGGCCGACGTCACGATCATCGAGGGCCTCAAGCACCTGGTCCCGGTCGAGGACGAGAACAGCTCCAAGCTGCTGGAGCGCGCCTTCCGCAAGCGCGGCATCAAGTTCAACCTGGGCACCTTCTTCCAGAGCGCCGAGTACACCGACGCCGGAGTCAAGGTCACCCTCGCGGACGGCAAGACCTTCGAGGCCGAGGTGCTGCTCGTCGCGATCGGCCGCGGCCCGGTCTCGCAGGGCCTGGGCTACGAGGAGCAGGGCGTCGCCATGGACCGCGGTTACGTCTTGGTCGACGAGTACATGCGCACCAACGTGCCGACGATCTCGGCCGTGGGCGACCTCGTCCCCACCCTGCAGCTGGCGCACGTCGGCTTCGCCGAGGGCATCCTGGTGGCGGAGCGGCTGGCCGGTCTGAAGCCGGTCCCGATCGACTACGACGGTGTGCCCCGGGTGACGTACTGCCACCCCGAGGTCGCCTCCGTGGGCATCACCGAGGCGAAGGCCAAGGAGCTGTACGGCGCGGACAAGGTCGTCGCCCTGAAGTACAACCTCGCCGGCAACGGCAAGAGCAAGATCCTCAAGACCGCGGGCGAGATCAAGCTCGTGCAGGTCAAGGACGGTGCGGTGGTCGGCGTCCACATGGTCGGCGACCGCATGGGCGAGCAGGTCGGCGAGGCCCAGCTGATCTACAACTGGGAGGCGCTGCCGGCCGAGGTCGCCCAGCTCGTCCACGCCCACCCGACGCAGAACGAGGCGCTCGGCGAGGCCCACCTGGCCCTGGCCGGCAAGCCCCTCCACTCCCACGACTGA
- the sucB gene encoding 2-oxoglutarate dehydrogenase, E2 component, dihydrolipoamide succinyltransferase: MPVSVTLPALGESVTEGTVTRWLKAEGERVEADEPLLEVSTDKVDTEIPAPASGVLSSIKVAEDETVEVGAELAVIDDGSGAPAQAEAPAEAPAAEAPAAAPAQESAPEPAPAQAEAPAAPAQAEEAPAAPAQAEAPAAPAGGAQGTEVVLPALGESVTEGTVTRWLKQVGESVEADEPLLEVSTDKVDTEIPAPTSGVLLEIVVGEDETAEVGAKLGVIGEAGAAPAAEPAQAAPAPAAEPEPAPQAPAAPAQTAPAPAPAAQAPAAPAPAPAAPAQPAPAQPAPAPAAQAPAPAPAAAAPAQPAPAQAAPAPSAPAAQATDEGAYVTPLVRKLASEHGVDLGSVKGTGVGGRIRKQDVIAAAEAAKAPAAPAQAAAPAAKAPALEASPLRGQTVKMTRMRKVIGDNMMKALHGQAQLSSVVEVDITKLMRLRNRAKDAFAAREGVKLSPMPFFVKAAAQALKAHPVINARINDDEGTITYFDSENIGIAVDSEKGLMTPVIKGAGDLNIAGVAKATADLAGKVRAGKITPDELAGASFTISNTGSRGALFDTIIVPPNQVAILGIGATVKRPVVVDHPELGETIAVRHMTYLTLSYDHRLVDGADAARYLTAVKAILEAGEFEVDLGL; the protein is encoded by the coding sequence ATGCCGGTTTCCGTAACCCTGCCGGCGCTCGGCGAGAGCGTCACCGAGGGCACCGTCACCCGTTGGCTGAAGGCCGAGGGTGAGCGCGTCGAGGCCGACGAGCCGCTGCTCGAGGTCTCCACCGACAAGGTCGACACCGAGATCCCCGCCCCCGCTTCCGGCGTCCTGTCCTCCATCAAGGTCGCCGAGGACGAGACCGTCGAGGTCGGCGCCGAGCTGGCCGTCATCGACGACGGCTCGGGCGCCCCCGCCCAGGCCGAGGCCCCTGCCGAGGCCCCTGCCGCCGAGGCGCCGGCCGCCGCTCCCGCCCAGGAGTCCGCGCCGGAGCCCGCCCCGGCCCAGGCCGAGGCCCCGGCCGCCCCCGCCCAGGCGGAGGAGGCCCCCGCCGCCCCCGCGCAGGCCGAGGCGCCCGCCGCCCCGGCCGGTGGCGCGCAGGGCACCGAGGTCGTCCTGCCCGCGCTGGGCGAGTCGGTGACCGAGGGCACCGTGACGCGCTGGCTGAAGCAGGTCGGCGAGTCGGTCGAGGCCGACGAGCCGCTGCTGGAGGTCTCCACCGACAAGGTGGACACGGAGATCCCCGCCCCGACGTCCGGCGTGCTGCTGGAGATCGTCGTGGGTGAGGACGAGACGGCCGAGGTCGGCGCCAAGCTGGGCGTCATCGGTGAGGCCGGTGCCGCTCCGGCCGCCGAGCCCGCCCAGGCCGCGCCCGCCCCGGCCGCCGAGCCCGAGCCCGCGCCCCAGGCTCCGGCCGCCCCGGCGCAGACCGCTCCGGCTCCGGCTCCGGCTGCCCAGGCTCCGGCGGCTCCGGCTCCGGCCCCCGCCGCTCCGGCGCAGCCCGCCCCGGCGCAGCCCGCTCCGGCTCCGGCTGCCCAGGCTCCGGCTCCGGCTCCGGCCGCCGCCGCGCCGGCCCAGCCCGCTCCGGCGCAGGCCGCTCCGGCCCCGTCCGCTCCCGCCGCCCAGGCGACGGACGAGGGCGCGTACGTGACCCCGCTGGTCCGCAAGCTCGCCTCCGAGCATGGGGTCGACCTCGGCTCGGTCAAGGGCACCGGGGTCGGCGGCCGCATCCGCAAGCAGGACGTCATCGCCGCCGCCGAGGCCGCGAAGGCCCCTGCCGCCCCGGCCCAGGCCGCCGCGCCCGCCGCCAAGGCCCCGGCCCTGGAGGCGTCCCCGCTGCGCGGTCAGACGGTCAAGATGACCCGCATGCGCAAGGTCATCGGCGACAACATGATGAAGGCCCTGCACGGCCAGGCGCAGCTGTCCTCGGTCGTCGAGGTCGACATCACCAAGCTGATGCGGCTGCGGAACCGCGCGAAGGACGCCTTCGCCGCCCGCGAGGGCGTCAAGCTCTCCCCGATGCCGTTCTTCGTCAAGGCGGCGGCCCAGGCGCTGAAGGCCCACCCGGTCATCAACGCCCGGATCAACGACGACGAGGGCACCATCACGTACTTCGACTCGGAGAACATCGGCATCGCCGTGGACTCCGAGAAGGGTCTGATGACGCCGGTCATCAAGGGCGCCGGCGACCTGAACATCGCGGGTGTCGCCAAGGCCACGGCCGACCTGGCCGGCAAGGTCCGGGCCGGCAAGATCACCCCGGACGAGCTGGCCGGCGCGAGCTTCACCATCAGCAACACCGGCTCGCGCGGCGCGCTGTTCGACACCATCATCGTCCCGCCGAACCAGGTCGCCATCCTGGGCATCGGCGCCACGGTGAAGCGCCCGGTCGTCGTGGACCACCCGGAGCTCGGCGAGACGATCGCCGTGCGCCACATGACGTACCTGACGCTCTCCTACGACCACCGCCTGGTGGACGGCGCCGACGCGGCCCGCTACCTGACGGCCGTCAAGGCGATCCTGGAGGCCGGCGAGTTCGAGGTCGACCTCGGCCTGTGA
- a CDS encoding GntR family transcriptional regulator has protein sequence MTTPPPVVHSLREQIREHIVEGIVSGRWKPGERIVERRIATELQVSQTPVREALRELESLRLIESAPNKGVRVRNLTAADLEESYPVRAGLEQIAAELAAERLAADCSALEPHVAALYEADAHGDGTAQVRHTVAFHRELVRAAHNAVLLHTWEGLGIEVFTALSIRWLGTVQKEYAQEHQDLVAAFRRRDPEIGGLVKAHVLGCAPRA, from the coding sequence ATGACCACCCCGCCCCCCGTCGTGCACTCGCTGCGCGAACAGATCCGCGAGCACATCGTGGAGGGGATCGTCAGCGGCCGGTGGAAGCCGGGCGAGCGGATCGTGGAGCGCCGCATCGCGACGGAGCTCCAGGTCAGCCAGACCCCGGTGCGCGAGGCGCTGCGCGAGCTGGAGAGCCTGCGGCTGATCGAGTCGGCGCCGAACAAGGGCGTGCGCGTACGCAACCTCACGGCCGCCGACCTGGAGGAGTCCTACCCGGTGCGGGCGGGCCTGGAGCAGATCGCCGCGGAGCTGGCGGCGGAGCGCCTGGCGGCGGACTGCTCGGCGCTGGAACCGCACGTGGCGGCGCTGTACGAGGCGGACGCGCACGGCGACGGGACAGCGCAGGTGCGGCACACGGTCGCCTTCCACCGCGAGCTCGTCCGAGCCGCGCACAACGCCGTCCTGCTGCACACCTGGGAGGGGCTGGGGATCGAGGTCTTCACGGCCCTGTCGATCCGCTGGCTCGGCACGGTGCAGAAGGAGTACGCGCAGGAGCACCAGGACCTCGTGGCGGCCTTCCGCCGCCGGGACCCGGAGATCGGCGGGCTGGTAAAGGCCCACGTCCTGGGCTGCGCCCCCCGGGCGTAG